Below is a genomic region from Brassica rapa cultivar Chiifu-401-42 chromosome A08, CAAS_Brap_v3.01, whole genome shotgun sequence.
AAGCACAATTTGATCCATGCATATCATCATCATGATTGTTACCACCACCCTGTTGTCAAACAATATAACTTTAGCAGTTTGTTGTTCAATGAGAAAAAGAAAACGATAATTTGTTGATGACTTACATGCGGTGCAAAGGTAGGACCCGAGATTCTCTCATTGTGGTCAAAGATCCTAGCGACGGTGAAGGACTTATGGTGAGATGAGAAATTGGCCTCATTGAGCTTGAGATGGAATATGTATGTATTCCCAACAATGTCCTGGAGCAATTGTGGAAATTCATAGTCGGCTGGGTCTTGATCACCCTGTCCCTGAAATTGTTGGAAATACGTTTTAGCAAATACCAATTCACTAACATGCAAAAATAGTCTGTCACTTTATCTATTAGAAAGGCACAAACCATTGGATTCACAACCTCTGCAGCCCTGACACATGTCAGCTTGGTCATAGCAGAGTCAAATACAACAATCAAAGCTGTATCTTCACCTTCGCCCATCAGTATCTCAACCTGGTACCAGTCAGTTTaaataattgatatatttatgtTAAGTAAGATGATGAcgtaaatttataaaacaaccTGACAACCCCAACAACATTTACATTGAAACATGTAGAGCATGAGAAGAAATAAATTCCTCGCTGGAGCTTCTTCGAACACTTGGCACATGAGATGTAACACCATATGTTTGAAGTTTCCAGAGAAACAATTGTGGCTTTGCATAAGCGCTCAATAGCCTGCGTGCAAATGAGTGTCATGGGTCAATCTCCAGGACATCGGGGAGGTTGAGAAAGTTTAAAAGTAGAAATCATACTTGTGGGGTGTCTCCAGAACGTAGATGTTCAACTCCCCTACTGAAATAGCCTCCAGCTTTTGCACACCACGGTATTGCTTCTCACTGGTGGAGTCATTGCTGGAAGACAGCCTGAAAATGGTATGAAATAAGTAGATGGATATAGTCATATGTATCATGGGCCTTATAAACGTGTGGAAAAAGTAATGTATTCCTCAAATAAGCTCTGGCTTGCTATCACATCATTGTCAAAGTAAAAGTGTATCCCAGAAGTTGAATTGAGGAAACGACGACCTGAAGTTAATGGTTTAAATATGTGAGAATTCTTTTTAGAGCAACATAGAGGTATGTAAACGTGGCCATGTATTTTAAGAATCACTCACCTCCCATAAACTTGGGGTTGATGTTGGTTGCTACCATCACTTTAAGGTGGACAACACCAGCTTCTAGTCTCATGTGGAGGATTTCAGCCAGGCTATCGTAAACACTAACGCATACAGTTGATTCCCTGCAAAGGAAAGTTctttatttagaaattaccgGCACCggtgacaattttttttttttgaaataaagcATTAATTTGTAGGTTGTGAGAGAATTTACTTATCTAGCCGAATGTTAATCAAAAGACGCTGGGTGGTCTGAGTGTCATCATTGTATGTTGCCCTGATGTCAAACCTCCCCAATGATGTCTAAAATAGAAAGGGTGATTGgtataagatgtctgaattaaAATTTCTGAGTAAGTACAAAGAAAAAGCGGAAGACAGACCTGGTAGCTCGACGTTAGTATTAGCCAAAGCCATGAGTTGATCAACACTACGGAACCTAAATATTTCCGATGGAATCAGGTTTGCAACAATAGTTACTTCGTCCATCTTCGTAAACTCGTCAAGTCTGATGGCGACGATGGAATCACAGAGCTTGAAATGATTGTTTCTCCTCGTAAGATCAAGCCACTAAAGCTTGAACAGATACAGACGCTTGGGTGTGAGAGATGACTGCAGGATGTGCAGATTTGTCAGTAAAATTAAACCACAGTAAACAAAACGTAATAAGAAGCATGAAACAGTCACGGTATTGAAACCAAAAACGAAATAATAACAACGACGAAACAGTTCAAGTAAAACAACAACCCCTTATGATCCAAGAACAGCATGTCAACACCCATGAGTTCACCAGTTTTCTTCACATTTCTAGCTTCCCGAAAATTGTTCGTGTGCAACGCCCTGGCTTACTCGGAAAGAGAGATATGGGAAGCGGCCATTGTTCTTGCAAGAggttttctaaatttttagtAGAGAGGAGCGATGAATCTGTGGAAATCATAGCTTCGGAGAGATCAGAGAGAAGCTGAAGAGCACGGATGGGGTGAAATACGTTGTGGGGATCGATTTAACTATGATTGAATGTGAACCTTTATGAGAGAGTCTTAAAGAGCGTTCCAGCGGTTACTCAGACCTACGGCTTGAGGAATAGAGAGTTCTTAGGGTTTCGTGAcaggttgataaaaaaaaaactttgctaTGGATTATTGATTGGACCAAAAGACAGGCCTATCCAAAACGTGGGTATGGATTTATAAGGATTTAGATAATCAATGGATATGACATGACAAAACAGAGATTTCTTATTGGATGATTTTTTAGTCCAACGTGGACAGGCTAAGAGGAACCCTTATTTTACTTTTAGTATTGTACTAGAGTCcgtgtccgcgcttcgcgcggattacatgtttaattaaagaacagtttaattaaaattggaAGTTTTAAAGTTTCTGAAAGTGTAagttaagttttgtttcttttataatgCGAAGACGTTGGAAGCGGTGatcacttttttttataaactaaagtaagtttgaataataaattatgttGATGAATTTAATATTCGTAAGAGAAAATAGTATTTGAGTGTGCCTATTTAATTGACGTAGAAAGCTGTAacgtaaattttaaaaaaattgactgGTGTCGTTTGCTATGAGGCTTAGGATAGACAtttattcctcttttggaaGCGTTGTATGATATCAATATCGTTGTCAAAGTAGAAGCACGATCCAGGTGTggttgtgagtgatagtttccctgaaaaagtgaaatatttgtaaaaatttagtttgacataaactttatgtttagtttattaccttcatgtaaccgtagaatgatacttgtgatgattacaATTTAGTTTTTCCTGGTAGATATGCGATTTTACTCCCTGAAATTAGACGTCTCCTTGTCCCACAAAGTTAAACGTACCAGTtatctacaaataattattgtattatatttcaaattttttatattttctatatatctagggtattagggTCATTTTGGGCATTTTGGGCATTTTGCTACATGTCATctctacaattaaaaaaataaacatgagacggataattttatttaatgttggtAATATCTTATGcatcatctataaaataaatatatattcatatataccattccagatttagtaatattattatttttatataattatacaatttgtattactaaagcttttaaaaatatgCAATTTTTAAACATCTAATATCTAATCGTATGATATttagtttcttatatatctacaaaattttaaaaatattgtttaggccaaatgtttgataattatacaattttatatcatttttattagttttatataatttgatataatatatatcaaatctatattaaattttattaagataatagtaaaatctataacatttaataaaatttatttttaaatataagttagAACAACACTAAGAACCTCAATTGAAATAGTATAATAATGGGATGCGTGAGAAGCTTTGTGATTCAACACGCCTCCGGTCACTGTGGCGAAAGACTAAACAAAAGCATgtaatttcataaaatagaatgagcttcttagtttcttggtatcATATACCGTAAATGGATATTGGGCTGACTTCAGTATTGACTGggatttaaataaattgtttgtGCTTCGTAATTGACATGGATATCAGCCCAGTTTGAGATGAGCTATTAGATTAATTGGCCAGGAATTTTTTGCATATGTGGCACACTTTAGAAGCCTTTAAAatagctccttttatatagtaggattgaTATATGCATTTAAATCAAAATCCGTTAGACTATGCTAATTATGTCAGTGATGTTGATTTAATTAAGAACCTACTAGACTATGCTAATTATATGTATACAGCTTTTTGATTAAATCAACATCACTGACACGGACCAATTATTAAGGCGTACAAGAAAACACCATGTAGCGTTGCTCCACCTACCACTCCACCCTTTTCACttccttatttttttcttctggaTTTACAATCTTTTTAGCATGTCCACCTACTCCCCCTTAATCACTTataccatctccaatgtattttgctattttacctctaaaatataggaactctataatagagatgagatatgctccaatgtattcctccaaaataacaatctctaaatatagagtaaaaaaataaaggaatgctatttcttcctctaaatagaagaaaaaaatataaatctctattatagaggaaaaaatagaggtAGGTTGAagcaatttcacctctaaatgctattataaagGTAAAAATAGCAATGGATTAGAAATGCTCTTAGTTAGAATTTTTTTCTTCAGATTTTACAATCTTTTTAGCGTTTGTCCACCAACTCCACCCTTACCATGATTTTAGACTTAGTCAatgattttcataaatatttttaatcatatttatacattttaataaTACACAGTTTTGGAAACATAATAGTTAAAAGATTTCATATAGGcaaatatttgatattatcttatttatttttataaaaacaaaaatttcgtGATTTTAGGTGAGTCAATGattttaacaaataattttaataatactaTGTACTATATAATAAACAGTATCATctacaaaaatatttgattttatcttattaatattatataagtagaGTTATTGGCAAATGCATTTTCATCAATTTTGAAAATTTGGGATTCAGTTGTTATTGGTTCATTGATTTTAACAATCTTAATAAAATTCCTTGTTcttagtttgaatttttttgaaattcattaaaatattttgttatcaaaaaatttagttattattaATTCTCTAATTCTAACTAAATCCAATATTAGTAGAAAAATAATTCTCTCAATTTTTACTCATAAGACATAACTTTCAAAATGTCATGTGTATCcatgatatttataaaatctatatgataaaaaattttagaaagcaaaatctatcaaattttaaactttacaaactctagaaaataaatatataaattcatgacaaaaaaataaataatacaaatTCATGAAGTAGAAATCTAGAAAATTTATGATCAAATGGAGTGTTTGCTCTCACATACCTTAGTGATAATGACTTCTGATTTGTTATTGTAAAATTATCTTTTCTgcaattttaaagttttagtACTCCAAAACTATCGAAATAgagtaaaca
It encodes:
- the LOC103834748 gene encoding uncharacterized protein LOC103834748 isoform X2, whose product is MQSHNCFSGNFKHMVLHLMCQVFEEAPARNLFLLMLYMFQCKCCWGCQVEILMGEGEDTALIVVFDSAMTKLTCVRAAEGQGDQDPADYEFPQLLQDIVGNTYIFHLKLNEANFSSHHKSFTVARIFDHNERISGPTFAPHGGGNNHDDDMHGSNCASCKYHLGDSSTGGNPPEAGDEPIETSDAVQPTSNTEQKESIVENVDDPHGSPTENKSKKC
- the LOC103834748 gene encoding uncharacterized protein LOC103834748 isoform X1 produces the protein MQSHNCFSGNFKHMVLHLMCQVFEEAPARNLFLLMLYMFQCKCCWGCQVEILMGEGEDTALIVVFDSAMTKLTCVRAAEVVNPMGQGDQDPADYEFPQLLQDIVGNTYIFHLKLNEANFSSHHKSFTVARIFDHNERISGPTFAPHGGGNNHDDDMHGSNCASCKYHLGDSSTGGNPPEAGDEPIETSDAVQPTSNTEQKESIVENVDDPHGSPTENKSKKC
- the LOC103834748 gene encoding uncharacterized protein LOC103834748 isoform X4, encoding MRLEAGVVHLKVMGQGDQDPADYEFPQLLQDIVGNTYIFHLKLNEANFSSHHKSFTVARIFDHNERISGPTFAPHGGGNNHDDDMHGSNCASCKYHLGDSSTGGNPPEAGDEPIETSDAVQPTSNTEQKESIVENVDDPHGSPTENKSKKC
- the LOC103834748 gene encoding uncharacterized protein LOC103834748 isoform X3; its protein translation is MGEGEDTALIVVFDSAMTKLTCVRAAEVVNPMGQGDQDPADYEFPQLLQDIVGNTYIFHLKLNEANFSSHHKSFTVARIFDHNERISGPTFAPHGGGNNHDDDMHGSNCASCKYHLGDSSTGGNPPEAGDEPIETSDAVQPTSNTEQKESIVENVDDPHGSPTENKSKKC